Proteins encoded in a region of the Flammeovirga yaeyamensis genome:
- a CDS encoding SDR family oxidoreductase: MSTNQFGRKGWTPERIGNLNGKTFVLTGTTSGTGFEAAKILLSKGAKVVMLNRNPKKSEDTMATLKQELGQEIKVSAIKMDLSSQSSVKKAAEEVLTSVDQIDALICNAAIAQVPNQVMTEDGWESQMGTNYYGNYTLQALLFPLIEKSHGRIVTVGSMGYDMGIKTIKFDDLNWDNDYTANNAYSQSKLAQIMSIYELQDRLKAAGNNNVKAYACHPGSSRTNLINTSGSFMMRMIFNLMKLSPLTQTAEKGAYPQLMCATEPDLDQTGFYGPTGRSNWVGPVGAHHIEPHAKDKEVSKRLWELSEKETGVKFEI, translated from the coding sequence ATGAGTACAAATCAATTTGGTAGAAAAGGATGGACACCTGAGAGAATCGGTAATTTAAATGGTAAAACATTTGTGCTTACTGGTACAACTAGTGGAACTGGTTTTGAAGCAGCCAAAATCTTATTATCTAAAGGTGCTAAAGTGGTCATGCTTAATAGAAATCCTAAGAAATCTGAGGATACTATGGCGACTTTGAAACAAGAATTAGGTCAGGAAATCAAAGTCTCTGCTATTAAAATGGATTTGTCATCTCAGTCATCTGTAAAGAAAGCAGCTGAGGAAGTTTTAACATCGGTTGATCAAATTGATGCCTTAATATGTAATGCTGCAATTGCTCAAGTACCTAATCAAGTAATGACTGAAGATGGATGGGAAAGCCAAATGGGAACGAATTATTATGGTAATTATACTCTTCAAGCATTATTATTTCCATTAATCGAAAAATCTCATGGCCGTATTGTTACAGTCGGTAGTATGGGTTATGATATGGGTATCAAAACCATCAAATTCGATGATTTAAATTGGGATAATGATTACACTGCTAATAATGCATATAGCCAAAGTAAATTAGCACAGATCATGTCAATTTATGAATTACAGGATCGATTAAAAGCGGCAGGGAATAACAATGTAAAAGCCTATGCTTGTCACCCAGGTTCTTCTAGAACAAATTTAATTAATACGAGTGGTAGCTTCATGATGAGAATGATATTCAATCTAATGAAACTATCACCATTAACACAAACTGCAGAAAAAGGAGCATATCCCCAATTAATGTGTGCTACAGAACCGGATTTAGATCAAACAGGATTTTATGGCCCAACAGGTAGAAGCAATTGGGTGGGACCGGTTGGAGCACATCATATTGAACCTCATGCAAAAGATAAAGAAGTATCCAAAAGACTTTGGGAATTATCTGAGAAAGAAACAGGGGTGAAGTTTGAGATTTAA
- a CDS encoding alpha-mannosidase — protein sequence MKRSIIAISLCFFATILAGQTIPNKLSSETLKYIEAAAEGDHLALEGGHMALDGHVMPYPFFKSHEVLYLYRLSQLRHNVIWKADSVYYQEDWKEGNELIKAGKDGLQKVPASYMSGDRHSTHSYWLDIPELPEKNEKERFFCLKPMEMSLVGWPETTIYINGEAKASLLRQHFYWSLDQLMTGDKVESVCLKSFGVFDKPRGYREISIVERNKEIDQLYWYLRVLVEAASILNEEDNGYTEIRQLADEVMAEIDLDISGTVLFDLQLKKYLPQLEEKFQKIVALADNQVTLYMLMHGHLDSAWRWTLAQTDDKIQRLVMNNLYLMDRYPEYKYMFTMPYHYERLKELYPELYARVLDKIEEGQWLANGATYAEPDVNLPGGESIIRNFLYGLTIFREELGMKNPVLFLPDTFGYPPFLPQVAQGFGINHLIAMRVNTPKIDHSIYRWKGIDGSEILVNALTTPAWEYPFISAVHGNRVPTPELITTYNAPDPGPRRLVGTWERFKDADATNKQLLLIGWGDGGGGGTEDQLELARLVKDLPSIPKVEWSNMYDYIQEQVKIKDNFAEYNERILPRRWIQRTFMMANGIKMQNRKAEQLLRETEALSAWASQSGYTYPKEELTTIWKELLLYHFHDIITGMAVPEVMIKTNESLKRINEQVLSLRTKAWDHLEQQIAMEHDGLLVFNSSGIPQSGVMSLGYNGEAKWKLIDENNNEVNYEVLTKGQISLNMPEIPAMSYAKLYWVNGEKPTTIKKELLASKRVLENTLVKVKFNEFGEITSYYDKELKKELVPDGKVQNQLLAQPHEVEKGPKVILTKASFKNYKKGALSSSLELNRSYENSGIQQIISLKKGSKLLTFDTKLDWNERDRLEVDFPMSIKNDSANHGIQFGYMPVSRGKLLATDSLEIPTCVHQWADVSDDEYGFAMIDNIRYGYNLKEGGIRLVMSYGQRKHDYSELKNVGWGQDASGDLGGEHFSYAVLLHQGDLTEGKVIQTAKALNTELLIKPLEKQNGKGMINSFLTGLPDNIVLQTIKQSEEGKDIVLRLYETNKKETTCQLKINGQKLLEMFASTMDEGERSAIEVKENSCSLTFAPFEIKTIILSPQENESKTVE from the coding sequence ATGAAAAGATCAATAATTGCAATATCACTGTGTTTTTTTGCCACAATTCTGGCAGGACAAACTATACCTAACAAATTATCATCAGAAACGCTTAAATACATTGAGGCTGCTGCTGAAGGTGATCACTTAGCGCTTGAAGGTGGGCATATGGCTTTGGATGGTCATGTAATGCCTTATCCTTTTTTCAAATCACATGAAGTCTTGTATTTATACAGGCTTAGTCAGCTTCGACATAATGTGATATGGAAAGCAGACAGTGTCTATTATCAAGAGGATTGGAAAGAAGGAAATGAATTGATCAAGGCAGGGAAAGATGGACTGCAAAAAGTTCCGGCATCTTATATGTCAGGCGACAGACACTCTACACATTCTTATTGGCTTGATATCCCCGAACTCCCTGAGAAAAATGAGAAAGAACGTTTCTTTTGTTTAAAACCAATGGAAATGAGTCTGGTCGGTTGGCCAGAAACAACGATTTATATTAATGGAGAAGCGAAAGCGTCGCTTTTAAGACAACATTTTTATTGGTCATTAGATCAATTGATGACTGGGGATAAAGTAGAGTCGGTATGCTTAAAAAGCTTTGGAGTTTTTGATAAACCTAGAGGCTATAGAGAAATTAGTATCGTAGAAAGAAATAAAGAGATAGATCAATTGTATTGGTACCTAAGAGTATTGGTAGAAGCTGCAAGTATTCTTAATGAAGAGGACAATGGATATACAGAAATACGACAACTTGCCGATGAAGTGATGGCAGAAATAGACCTCGATATTTCGGGAACAGTATTATTCGATCTTCAGTTAAAAAAATATTTACCTCAGCTCGAAGAGAAATTCCAAAAGATTGTTGCCTTAGCAGATAATCAAGTAACACTTTATATGCTGATGCATGGTCACTTGGATAGTGCTTGGCGATGGACTTTAGCACAAACAGATGATAAGATCCAACGATTAGTAATGAACAATCTGTATTTAATGGATCGTTATCCAGAATACAAGTATATGTTCACTATGCCCTATCACTATGAGCGTCTCAAAGAACTTTATCCAGAATTATATGCTCGAGTACTAGATAAAATTGAGGAAGGACAATGGTTGGCTAATGGTGCTACTTATGCAGAACCAGATGTGAATCTTCCAGGTGGTGAAAGTATTATTCGTAACTTCTTATATGGTTTGACCATTTTCCGTGAGGAGTTAGGAATGAAAAATCCAGTTTTATTCCTTCCAGATACCTTTGGTTACCCACCATTTTTACCTCAGGTGGCTCAAGGGTTTGGAATTAATCATTTGATTGCCATGAGAGTAAATACTCCTAAAATAGATCATAGTATTTATCGCTGGAAAGGAATTGATGGATCAGAAATATTGGTCAATGCACTTACCACACCAGCATGGGAATATCCTTTTATTAGCGCTGTCCATGGTAATAGAGTACCAACTCCTGAATTAATCACCACTTACAATGCTCCAGATCCTGGACCTCGACGTCTAGTAGGAACTTGGGAAAGATTTAAAGATGCTGATGCAACCAACAAGCAATTATTATTAATTGGTTGGGGAGATGGCGGAGGTGGAGGCACCGAAGATCAATTAGAGTTGGCACGATTGGTTAAAGATTTACCTTCCATCCCGAAAGTCGAATGGTCGAATATGTATGACTATATCCAAGAACAGGTCAAAATAAAAGACAATTTTGCGGAATACAATGAAAGAATTCTTCCTAGAAGATGGATTCAACGTACCTTCATGATGGCCAATGGCATCAAGATGCAAAATAGAAAAGCAGAGCAACTATTACGCGAAACAGAAGCTTTATCAGCTTGGGCAAGTCAATCGGGTTATACTTATCCAAAAGAAGAACTTACCACGATTTGGAAAGAATTATTGTTGTACCATTTCCATGATATTATTACAGGTATGGCAGTTCCTGAGGTGATGATCAAAACCAATGAAAGTTTAAAAAGAATAAACGAACAGGTATTAAGTTTAAGAACAAAAGCATGGGATCATTTGGAACAACAAATAGCCATGGAACACGATGGATTATTGGTGTTTAATTCATCTGGGATTCCCCAAAGTGGTGTAATGTCTTTAGGATATAATGGAGAAGCAAAATGGAAATTGATCGATGAGAATAACAATGAGGTCAATTACGAAGTATTGACTAAAGGTCAAATATCCCTCAATATGCCTGAAATCCCTGCCATGAGTTATGCTAAATTATATTGGGTGAATGGTGAAAAACCTACAACTATTAAAAAAGAGTTACTAGCTAGCAAGAGAGTATTAGAAAATACCCTTGTAAAAGTGAAATTCAACGAGTTTGGTGAGATCACGAGTTACTATGACAAGGAATTAAAGAAAGAACTTGTTCCAGATGGCAAAGTGCAGAACCAATTGCTAGCACAACCACATGAAGTAGAAAAAGGTCCAAAAGTAATTCTAACGAAAGCCAGTTTTAAAAATTACAAGAAAGGGGCGTTAAGCAGTAGTTTGGAACTTAATAGATCGTATGAAAACTCAGGGATTCAACAAATTATATCCCTTAAGAAAGGAAGCAAATTACTCACTTTTGATACAAAATTAGATTGGAATGAAAGAGATCGACTAGAAGTTGATTTCCCAATGTCAATAAAAAATGATTCGGCAAACCACGGTATTCAATTTGGTTACATGCCTGTGAGTAGAGGAAAACTTTTAGCAACAGATTCATTAGAAATACCAACTTGTGTGCATCAGTGGGCAGATGTTTCTGATGATGAATATGGTTTTGCTATGATTGATAATATACGCTATGGTTATAACTTAAAAGAAGGAGGAATCCGATTAGTGATGAGCTATGGTCAAAGAAAGCATGATTATTCAGAACTCAAGAATGTAGGTTGGGGACAAGATGCCTCAGGTGATTTAGGAGGAGAACATTTTTCATATGCTGTATTACTACATCAAGGTGATTTGACCGAGGGGAAAGTAATTCAGACTGCTAAAGCCTTAAATACAGAATTACTCATTAAACCACTTGAAAAACAAAATGGTAAAGGAATGATCAATAGTTTCTTGACAGGCTTGCCTGATAATATTGTGTTACAAACGATTAAGCAATCGGAAGAAGGAAAAGATATTGTTCTTCGTTTGTATGAAACAAATAAAAAGGAAACTACATGTCAGCTAAAAATTAATGGTCAAAAACTATTAGAGATGTTTGCATCTACTATGGATGAAGGCGAGCGTTCTGCTATTGAAGTAAAAGAGAATAGTTGTTCTTTAACTTTTGCTCCTTTTGAAATCAAGACGATCATCTTATCTCCTCAGGAGAATGAAAGTAAGACAGTAGAATAA
- a CDS encoding DinB family protein → MTEIKLLSKYNLWANQRIANWLLSNEANRLDKNCKSSFPTIGLTINHIWDAQIFYLSVVKKIPFNKSWDKSTVTAINGLVEQSIEFDNYTLNLGECELSELRTVKTKNLSGTFSQENLLQHCMNHSTFHRGQIITMGHQLELTKAPSTDLFNFLAEIGEKS, encoded by the coding sequence ATGACAGAAATTAAGTTATTAAGCAAATATAATCTCTGGGCTAATCAGAGAATAGCAAACTGGTTGCTCTCTAATGAAGCAAATAGACTAGATAAAAATTGTAAATCAAGTTTTCCAACAATTGGTCTGACGATCAATCACATTTGGGATGCTCAAATATTCTACCTTAGTGTTGTAAAAAAGATCCCATTTAATAAAAGCTGGGATAAGTCTACAGTAACAGCAATTAATGGTTTAGTGGAACAATCTATAGAATTTGACAACTATACTTTAAATCTAGGTGAATGTGAATTATCTGAATTACGAACAGTAAAAACAAAGAATTTGTCTGGTACATTTTCTCAAGAAAATTTATTACAACATTGTATGAATCATAGTACTTTTCATAGAGGCCAGATAATAACAATGGGACATCAGTTAGAATTGACAAAAGCTCCTTCAACAGATCTGTTTAACTTCTTAGCAGAAATAGGAGAAAAATCATAA
- a CDS encoding NADH:flavin oxidoreductase/NADH oxidase family protein: MTELKDKIVLPNGSIINNRIAKSAMSENLSNKNHEPTNLLIDVYKKWAESGAGLLITGNIMIDSNAIGEPRNIVVENRDNFEQLKAWADTVKGTETKLWAQLNHPGRQAMEQINPILKAPSAVPLKMGGRKNASSKIPQELTENEILDIINRFANTSVILKDAGFSGVQIHGAHGYLVSQFLSPYTNIRKDKWGGSLENRARFVVEVYRKMREKVGKEFPIGIKLNSADFQKGGFSEEESIEVVKILSKEGIDLIEISGGTYEAPVMMGKRKESTAKREAYFMDYIEKARKVTKTPLMLTGGFRTPEGMKEAILSDQLDIIGMARPFTIYPQIAHEIFEETRLDFTVNIKKTGIKAIDAMMNIIWYEKQIKRLGQGKAPHPNLSPWSVLLNYAWLIIEYKFLKK; this comes from the coding sequence ATGACTGAACTAAAAGATAAAATAGTATTACCAAACGGATCAATAATCAATAACCGAATTGCTAAATCAGCAATGAGTGAAAATTTATCAAACAAAAATCATGAGCCAACAAACCTCTTAATTGATGTGTACAAAAAATGGGCTGAAAGCGGAGCCGGTTTATTGATAACGGGTAACATCATGATTGATTCCAATGCTATTGGTGAACCTAGAAATATAGTTGTTGAAAATCGAGATAACTTTGAGCAACTAAAAGCTTGGGCCGATACGGTAAAAGGAACTGAAACAAAATTATGGGCGCAGCTGAATCACCCAGGGCGACAAGCCATGGAACAAATCAATCCAATATTGAAAGCACCATCTGCAGTTCCTTTAAAAATGGGAGGAAGGAAAAATGCATCTTCAAAAATCCCTCAAGAATTAACCGAAAATGAGATCTTAGATATAATCAATCGATTTGCAAACACCTCAGTTATTTTGAAAGACGCAGGTTTTTCAGGTGTACAAATTCATGGTGCTCATGGCTATTTAGTAAGTCAGTTTTTATCTCCTTACACCAATATTAGGAAAGATAAATGGGGAGGATCCCTTGAAAATAGAGCAAGGTTTGTTGTTGAAGTGTATCGTAAAATGAGGGAGAAAGTAGGTAAAGAATTTCCTATAGGTATCAAACTCAACTCTGCAGACTTTCAAAAGGGTGGATTTTCAGAAGAAGAATCCATTGAAGTAGTGAAGATCTTATCGAAGGAAGGAATTGATTTGATTGAAATATCTGGAGGTACTTATGAAGCGCCTGTGATGATGGGAAAAAGAAAAGAGTCTACTGCAAAGAGAGAAGCTTATTTTATGGATTATATAGAAAAAGCAAGAAAGGTAACGAAAACTCCATTAATGTTAACAGGAGGTTTTCGTACTCCAGAAGGTATGAAAGAGGCTATTCTTTCAGATCAATTAGATATTATTGGAATGGCACGACCATTTACTATATATCCTCAAATTGCCCATGAAATATTTGAAGAAACTCGACTTGATTTTACTGTGAATATTAAAAAAACGGGTATAAAAGCGATTGATGCTATGATGAATATTATTTGGTATGAAAAACAAATAAAACGTCTAGGTCAAGGAAAAGCTCCTCATCCAAATTTGAGTCCATGGTCGGTTTTGCTAAACTATGCATGGTTGATTATTGAATATAAATTTTTAAAAAAGTAA
- a CDS encoding DUF4262 domain-containing protein → MTRSEFLNLITNNIKKYGLHLTSVIESTEPAYIYSIGLNEKFGFEIIFAGGAYFDKEQKSQIINEIVKALDKDLTNMNSVINTHNFGKFKLREAKFSWSKELTLGVFDYYNSNDIKVYQLIPEEKHFTIDIPDMSKERGDNIQLAWQWLTEEWNLPIPKDSKVTTNLEVLKGDPVTEIMKWEENYWEMFSIAADDIKDENIRIVPIGVILGNDVTIENAFALSEKSGIWRDSIHSNWNIWD, encoded by the coding sequence ATGACTAGATCAGAATTTTTAAACTTAATAACAAATAATATCAAGAAATATGGGTTACATCTTACTTCTGTAATTGAAAGTACTGAACCTGCATATATCTATTCTATTGGTTTAAATGAAAAATTTGGCTTTGAAATAATTTTTGCTGGAGGAGCATATTTCGACAAAGAACAAAAGTCTCAAATTATTAATGAAATTGTCAAAGCACTAGATAAAGATTTAACTAATATGAATTCAGTGATAAATACTCATAATTTTGGTAAGTTCAAATTAAGAGAGGCAAAATTCAGTTGGTCTAAAGAATTAACACTTGGTGTATTTGATTATTATAATTCTAATGATATTAAGGTATATCAACTTATACCCGAAGAAAAACATTTTACTATTGATATCCCTGATATGTCAAAAGAACGGGGTGATAATATTCAATTAGCATGGCAATGGTTAACAGAGGAATGGAATCTACCAATTCCCAAAGACAGTAAAGTGACGACAAATTTAGAAGTGCTTAAAGGAGATCCCGTCACTGAAATAATGAAATGGGAAGAAAATTATTGGGAAATGTTTTCAATAGCGGCAGATGATATTAAAGATGAAAATATAAGAATAGTCCCAATAGGAGTAATTTTAGGAAATGATGTTACCATTGAAAATGCCTTTGCTCTTTCCGAAAAGAGTGGTATTTGGAGGGACTCCATTCATTCTAATTGGAATATATGGGATTAA
- a CDS encoding flavin monoamine oxidase family protein, translating into MNKKIVIVGGGISGLTLAYLFSKKNIETKVLEASNRLGGRIHTIKGALDTPLELGATWFSDAHQNVLSLLNEFHIKKFAQFTKGVSIYQTDVSVPPQQFIVPESEMPSYRVEGGTQNIIYTLVSYLNQENIQLNTDVTSIKEKGDELEIETSNGQVVQADKVIVCLPPHLVGTKIKFMPHLPESLNKLFPTVQTWMAESIKFVLEYERPFWREKELSGLLYSNNGIISEMYDHTNFEENKYGFTGFLNAGAASYSQEQRKGFVLNQLSPLLGDEVLQLSSYHDKIWNDKYLISDNHIMNSPHQNNGHPLLQESYMNDKLYFSGTETSNQFGGYMEGAILSAIRVADQIKI; encoded by the coding sequence ATGAATAAAAAAATTGTTATTGTAGGAGGAGGTATAAGTGGATTGACACTTGCCTATTTATTCTCAAAAAAGAATATAGAGACAAAGGTTTTAGAAGCATCAAATAGATTAGGAGGTCGTATCCATACTATTAAAGGAGCGTTGGATACCCCATTAGAATTAGGTGCTACATGGTTTTCTGATGCACATCAAAATGTATTATCCCTTCTTAATGAATTTCATATTAAGAAGTTTGCACAATTCACAAAAGGAGTATCGATCTACCAAACGGATGTTTCTGTCCCTCCTCAACAATTTATTGTACCAGAATCAGAAATGCCTTCTTATAGAGTTGAAGGGGGTACACAAAATATAATTTATACTTTAGTTAGTTATTTGAATCAAGAAAATATACAGCTTAATACCGATGTGACTTCTATAAAAGAAAAGGGAGATGAGTTAGAAATTGAAACTTCAAATGGGCAAGTAGTACAAGCAGATAAAGTGATAGTTTGTTTGCCCCCTCACTTAGTAGGTACAAAAATAAAGTTTATGCCTCATTTACCCGAATCCTTAAATAAGTTATTTCCAACAGTTCAAACATGGATGGCCGAATCTATAAAATTTGTATTGGAATATGAGCGTCCATTTTGGAGAGAAAAAGAGTTATCAGGATTGTTATATAGTAATAACGGAATCATCTCTGAAATGTACGATCATACGAATTTTGAAGAAAATAAATATGGATTTACAGGTTTCTTAAATGCCGGAGCAGCTTCCTATTCACAAGAGCAAAGAAAAGGTTTTGTTTTAAATCAATTATCCCCTTTGTTAGGTGATGAAGTCCTACAACTTTCGAGTTATCATGACAAGATTTGGAATGATAAATATCTCATCAGTGATAATCATATTATGAATAGCCCTCATCAGAATAATGGACATCCTTTACTTCAGGAAAGTTACATGAATGATAAGTTGTACTTTTCAGGAACAGAAACTTCAAATCAGTTTGGAGGGTATATGGAAGGAGCTATTCTTTCTGCGATAAGAGTAGCTGATCAAATAAAAATCTAA
- a CDS encoding DUF5713 family protein: MKNVFILILIIIIGYLSTKIFFGKRKTNQKFEMADVSKHMIKNEKMKNYNFLVDMRSDSYFPPFLVDKCEKILIELCLNIEKENPQNPKDLYKLTHLATNKINSLEDEFFENESEIETAARESFALDFGEIAKAYSFTDADIEELIGTRTW; this comes from the coding sequence ATGAAAAATGTATTCATTTTAATTCTAATTATCATTATTGGTTATTTATCAACTAAAATATTTTTTGGTAAACGAAAAACAAATCAAAAATTTGAGATGGCTGATGTATCAAAACACATGATCAAAAATGAGAAAATGAAAAATTATAATTTCTTGGTTGATATGCGTTCAGATTCTTATTTTCCACCTTTTTTGGTTGACAAATGTGAGAAAATTTTAATCGAATTGTGTTTAAATATTGAGAAGGAAAATCCCCAAAACCCAAAAGACTTATATAAATTAACTCATCTAGCCACTAATAAAATTAATAGTTTGGAAGATGAGTTTTTTGAAAATGAAAGTGAGATTGAAACTGCAGCACGAGAAAGTTTTGCCTTAGATTTCGGTGAAATTGCAAAAGCATATTCGTTTACTGATGCAGATATTGAAGAGTTAATTGGAACGAGGACTTGGTGA
- a CDS encoding alpha/beta hydrolase family protein: MKNIFLCLLTFCILGCNAQKETKTKEQDQVDLMNAKSFKELRTNFKTSLIKEVKAPQYFSEFDTPPENVKVETYESEGLKLKGLLNTKNIDSTKKTKAIVYLHGGFALSYGDLRDCQPFIDAGYIVFAPTYRGENGNDGNFEYFYGEVTDAENAVKWLSQQDYVDADNIFVFGHSIGGGISTLLSLNNNCPSKLNGSCSGLYIKEWLPYLIKSESIPFSISDENELLVRCPIYMLDYLERRHLMYIGTDDQYKKNDAFLSKIYNDKTPENFNLIELEGDHFSSLKPSMMRFIDEIEKIKYE, translated from the coding sequence ATGAAAAACATATTTTTATGTCTATTGACTTTCTGCATCCTAGGATGTAATGCTCAAAAAGAAACTAAAACTAAGGAACAAGATCAAGTAGATTTAATGAATGCGAAGTCTTTCAAAGAACTGAGAACGAACTTTAAAACATCGCTTATTAAAGAAGTAAAAGCACCTCAATATTTTAGTGAATTTGATACTCCACCAGAAAATGTTAAAGTTGAAACGTATGAATCAGAAGGATTAAAATTGAAGGGTCTTCTGAATACAAAAAACATCGATTCGACTAAAAAAACTAAAGCCATTGTTTATTTACATGGCGGATTTGCCCTTAGTTACGGTGACTTAAGAGATTGTCAACCATTTATCGATGCTGGCTATATTGTTTTTGCACCAACTTATAGAGGAGAAAATGGAAACGATGGAAATTTTGAATATTTCTATGGTGAAGTAACCGATGCAGAAAATGCTGTCAAATGGCTCTCTCAACAAGATTATGTAGATGCTGACAATATTTTTGTCTTTGGCCATAGTATTGGAGGAGGTATATCAACATTACTAAGTTTAAATAATAACTGTCCTTCTAAATTAAATGGAAGTTGTTCCGGTTTATACATCAAAGAATGGTTGCCTTATTTGATCAAAAGTGAATCTATTCCTTTTTCGATTTCAGATGAAAATGAATTATTGGTAAGATGCCCGATTTATATGTTGGATTACCTAGAGAGAAGACACCTAATGTACATTGGAACTGATGATCAATACAAAAAAAATGATGCATTCCTATCTAAAATATATAATGATAAAACTCCAGAGAACTTCAATCTAATAGAATTGGAAGGAGATCATTTTTCTAGCCTAAAGCCTTCTATGATGAGGTTTATTGATGAAATTGAAAAAATAAAATATGAGTAA